In Gemmata obscuriglobus, a single genomic region encodes these proteins:
- a CDS encoding FHA domain-containing protein, with the protein MRTVTFLVLEGVDKGRVYKDLPIPVTIGREEGNGLRLNDERVSRFHAKVQVEDADIILTDLDSTNGTRVNGTAIQIRRLRAGDQVSIGRSMLLFGTMEEIDARRKAAAAPITNAGGQVQTIRADELAAASGRVSVADSQRTVAPAPPAAPNPNWTAFDDDVPPLPQKLTPAQAARLAEILDYLHKGLTTAVENIDANEDGTEIRIGFAEWQTIQAVQMLLARYARNISEPTV; encoded by the coding sequence ATGCGCACCGTTACCTTCCTGGTCCTCGAAGGGGTTGATAAGGGCCGGGTCTACAAGGACCTGCCCATCCCCGTCACGATCGGCCGGGAAGAGGGGAACGGGCTGCGGCTCAACGACGAGCGCGTCAGCCGGTTTCACGCCAAGGTTCAGGTCGAAGACGCCGACATCATCCTCACCGACCTCGACAGCACCAACGGCACCCGCGTGAACGGCACCGCGATCCAGATCCGCCGGCTGCGCGCGGGCGATCAGGTGTCGATCGGCCGTAGCATGCTGCTGTTCGGCACGATGGAAGAGATCGACGCCCGCCGCAAGGCCGCCGCGGCCCCGATCACCAACGCCGGCGGGCAAGTGCAGACGATCCGCGCCGACGAACTGGCCGCCGCGTCCGGCCGCGTCTCGGTGGCCGACAGCCAGCGCACAGTAGCCCCGGCGCCGCCCGCGGCCCCCAACCCCAACTGGACCGCGTTCGACGACGACGTGCCGCCCCTGCCGCAGAAGCTCACGCCCGCCCAGGCGGCCCGGCTCGCCGAGATCCTCGACTACCTCCACAAGGGGCTGACCACCGCCGTCGAGAACATCGACGCGAACGAGGACGGCACCGAGATCCGCATCGGGTTCGCCGAGTGGCAAACGATCCAGGCCGTGCAGATGCTTCTGGCCCGCTACGCGCGCAACATCTCCGAACCCACCGTCTGA
- a CDS encoding tetratricopeptide repeat protein — MAIPVNAQGVPEPLPFSEFARRRLVLMNAGNPDWPLERPNPNDPQKMVRSDRGVLKDRIDRRLKVPQRTQEENVALAVDLLRFRKADDADGTLVGRQRQGYLGNVTLAHIAAAQPSPSDPKVLDWARAYNLLTIANEETPPKSLPGLTPQQLAWQLKLNNGALLKLFRLRMEEARSRPTPENELPDAIFPVNFAQVADGALVPAERAKLPPDALATVQQLVLWFPHDTRLYWLLAEVYAARGEFAAAERIMNECVSSLAYSNRKVLMSHREAVVKAAKEKGPANPEELLPAGGDAPATDPPPEVPFTLGAVWVYFGVVGLVALFALVRKLTRKPSTNNRPRVG; from the coding sequence ATGGCGATTCCGGTGAACGCGCAGGGCGTGCCCGAGCCGCTGCCGTTCAGCGAGTTCGCCCGACGGCGGCTCGTGCTGATGAACGCCGGGAACCCGGACTGGCCCCTCGAACGCCCCAACCCCAACGACCCGCAGAAGATGGTGCGGAGCGACCGCGGGGTGCTCAAGGACCGCATCGACCGGCGCCTCAAGGTCCCGCAGCGGACGCAGGAAGAGAACGTGGCGCTGGCCGTCGACCTGCTCCGGTTCCGCAAGGCCGACGACGCCGACGGCACCCTGGTGGGGCGGCAGCGACAGGGCTATTTGGGTAACGTCACCCTGGCCCACATTGCGGCGGCCCAGCCCAGCCCGAGCGACCCGAAGGTGCTGGACTGGGCACGGGCGTACAACCTGCTCACGATCGCGAACGAGGAGACGCCGCCCAAGAGCCTCCCGGGGCTGACCCCGCAACAGCTCGCGTGGCAACTGAAGCTCAACAACGGGGCGCTGCTGAAGCTGTTCCGCCTGCGCATGGAAGAAGCCCGCAGCCGGCCGACGCCGGAGAACGAACTGCCGGACGCGATCTTCCCCGTCAATTTCGCCCAGGTGGCCGACGGCGCCCTGGTTCCCGCGGAGCGGGCGAAGCTCCCGCCGGACGCGCTGGCGACGGTGCAGCAACTGGTGCTGTGGTTCCCGCACGACACCCGGCTCTACTGGCTGCTCGCGGAGGTGTACGCAGCGCGGGGCGAGTTCGCGGCGGCCGAGCGGATCATGAACGAGTGCGTCTCCTCGCTGGCATACAGCAACCGCAAAGTGCTGATGTCGCACCGGGAGGCGGTGGTGAAGGCCGCGAAGGAGAAAGGGCCGGCGAACCCCGAAGAGCTGTTGCCCGCCGGGGGTGACGCGCCCGCGACCGACCCGCCCCCGGAAGTCCCGTTCACGCTCGGCGCGGTGTGGGTCTACTTTGGTGTGGTGGGGCTCGTTGCGCTGTTCGCGCTCGTCCGCAAGTTGACGAGGAAGCCCTCGACGAACAACCGCCCGCGCGTCGGCTGA
- a CDS encoding carbohydrate kinase family protein translates to MNPIVGIGELLWDVYPDGHKVAGGAPFNFAFHCHQLGHPSVIVSRVGDDDLGHELRERVRELGLSDEYIQTDPEHPTGTVRVTLGANAIPTYTITEYVAWDYIAWEDRLEALAASHRAVCFGTLAQRFGTPVPVHRFTTPRRTTALAVFDVNLRGSYFDVDRLEWGLSVCDWCKINADELNTLRALLGCSTPNELAQEWMSAFAEQAVIVTHGEGGCEIYHQRESRDAEGDPLFPSEAFAVPGVKANVVDTVGAGDAFTAAMVCLHLEGKPLREAARFAVHYAARVCEQPGGTPRIARAEVERAAGLR, encoded by the coding sequence ATGAACCCCATCGTCGGTATCGGTGAACTGCTGTGGGACGTGTACCCGGACGGCCACAAGGTCGCCGGCGGGGCGCCGTTCAACTTCGCGTTCCACTGCCACCAGCTCGGGCACCCGTCCGTTATCGTGTCGCGGGTCGGCGACGACGACCTGGGCCACGAGCTGCGCGAGCGCGTGCGCGAGCTGGGCCTTTCGGACGAGTACATCCAGACCGACCCCGAGCACCCGACCGGCACCGTGCGAGTGACGCTCGGGGCAAACGCGATCCCGACATACACGATAACAGAATACGTGGCCTGGGATTACATCGCCTGGGAGGACCGATTAGAGGCGCTCGCGGCGTCGCACCGGGCGGTTTGCTTCGGCACGCTCGCGCAACGGTTCGGCACCCCGGTTCCCGTTCACCGATTTACAACGCCGCGCCGCACGACGGCGCTGGCCGTTTTCGATGTGAATTTGCGCGGCTCGTATTTCGACGTTGATCGCCTGGAGTGGGGGCTGAGCGTTTGCGACTGGTGCAAGATCAACGCCGACGAGCTCAATACTCTGCGTGCCTTACTCGGCTGCTCGACGCCAAACGAACTCGCCCAAGAGTGGATGTCGGCGTTTGCCGAGCAGGCGGTGATTGTGACGCACGGCGAAGGCGGGTGCGAGATCTACCACCAGCGGGAATCGCGCGACGCGGAAGGCGATCCGCTCTTCCCGTCCGAAGCGTTCGCCGTGCCCGGTGTGAAGGCAAACGTTGTTGACACGGTGGGCGCCGGCGACGCGTTCACCGCGGCGATGGTGTGCCTGCACCTCGAAGGGAAGCCGCTGCGTGAGGCCGCCCGGTTCGCGGTCCACTACGCGGCGCGGGTGTGCGAGCAGCCCGGGGGGACGCCCCGCATCGCCCGCGCCGAGGTCGAACGCGCCGCGGGGCTGAGGTGA
- a CDS encoding RNA polymerase sigma factor produces the protein MITESDRLLIARVRANDQTAWAELDKRYRGRLTAYVRRRLKDHASVEDVVQETFIGFSNSLVNYDDKRDLQTWLFTIAAHKVTDQLRKMGRSRFQTGTDSEDEAMSRADDRQRGASTLARSSEQREREEAALGQALRDLVRDFKTKGEWPKVMALELLYVKGWGNADVATRLKRTEQDIANLKFQVKKRLHDHLVAAKLSPAVFPELQAE, from the coding sequence ATGATCACCGAATCCGACCGGTTGCTCATCGCCCGGGTGCGGGCCAACGACCAAACCGCGTGGGCCGAACTGGACAAGCGGTACCGGGGCCGGCTCACGGCGTACGTGCGGCGCCGGCTCAAGGACCACGCTTCGGTCGAGGACGTGGTGCAGGAAACGTTCATCGGGTTCAGCAACAGCCTGGTGAACTACGACGACAAGCGTGACCTGCAGACCTGGCTGTTCACCATCGCCGCCCACAAGGTGACAGACCAGTTGCGGAAGATGGGCCGGAGCCGGTTCCAGACCGGCACCGACAGCGAGGACGAGGCGATGTCGCGGGCCGACGACCGGCAGCGCGGCGCCTCGACGCTGGCCCGCAGCTCGGAGCAGCGGGAGCGCGAGGAGGCCGCGCTGGGCCAGGCGCTCCGCGACCTCGTGCGCGACTTCAAGACCAAGGGCGAGTGGCCGAAGGTGATGGCGCTCGAGCTGCTGTACGTGAAGGGCTGGGGCAACGCCGACGTGGCGACGCGTTTGAAGCGGACGGAGCAGGACATTGCGAACCTGAAGTTCCAGGTCAAGAAGCGGCTGCACGATCACCTCGTCGCCGCGAAACTGTCTCCCGCGGTGTTTCCGGAACTCCAGGCGGAATGA
- a CDS encoding dihydroorotate dehydrogenase, which translates to MIDLSVSLGRLALRNPILVASGTFGYAKEMAPFVDFAKLGGVIPKTVTHAPRAGNRPPRTVETASGMLNAIGLDNDGLEHFLTHHLPYLKTLPTAIVGNIAGKSEDEFVAMAARVHQSRDGLAALELNLSCPNVAGGTDFATDPELTKRIIRRCRDACPDLPLIAKLTPNVTDITLIARAAADGGADAVSAVNTFVGMAVDWRRRKPILGNVTGGLSGPAIKPLALRAVWRIAQLKAVPVIAVGGIASLDDVMDFLVVGASAVQIGTANFYDPTASVRIVDALPGAVASLGATAARQVVGTLNT; encoded by the coding sequence ATGATCGATCTGTCCGTTTCGCTGGGCCGGCTCGCGCTGCGCAACCCCATACTGGTGGCCAGCGGCACCTTCGGCTACGCGAAGGAGATGGCCCCGTTCGTGGACTTCGCGAAGCTGGGGGGCGTGATCCCGAAGACCGTCACGCACGCGCCGCGGGCCGGGAACCGGCCGCCGCGCACGGTGGAAACCGCCTCCGGGATGCTCAACGCGATCGGGCTCGACAACGACGGCCTCGAGCACTTCCTCACCCACCACCTCCCGTACCTCAAAACGCTGCCCACGGCGATCGTCGGGAACATCGCGGGCAAGAGCGAGGACGAGTTCGTCGCGATGGCGGCCCGGGTGCATCAGAGCCGGGACGGGTTGGCGGCGCTGGAACTGAACCTGTCGTGCCCGAACGTGGCCGGCGGCACCGACTTCGCCACCGACCCCGAACTGACGAAGCGCATCATCCGGCGGTGCCGCGACGCCTGCCCGGACCTGCCCCTCATCGCCAAGCTCACGCCGAACGTAACCGACATCACTCTGATCGCGCGGGCCGCCGCCGACGGCGGCGCCGACGCCGTGAGCGCAGTGAACACGTTCGTCGGGATGGCGGTCGACTGGCGGCGCCGGAAGCCGATCCTGGGGAACGTGACCGGCGGGCTGAGCGGCCCGGCGATCAAGCCCCTGGCGCTGCGCGCGGTCTGGCGGATCGCGCAACTGAAGGCGGTGCCGGTGATCGCGGTGGGCGGGATCGCGTCGCTCGACGACGTGATGGACTTCCTGGTGGTCGGCGCGAGCGCGGTTCAGATCGGCACCGCGAACTTTTACGACCCGACCGCCAGCGTGCGGATCGTAGACGCGCTCCCGGGAGCCGTCGCGTCGCTCGGCGCGACCGCGGCCCGGCAGGTGGTCGGAACGCTGAACACGTAA
- the queF gene encoding preQ(1) synthase — MTETPSVEQLETFPNPRPGREFAVEIVCPEFTSVCPKTGQPDFGTITFTYTPAETCVELKSLKLYLQRFRNQGIFYEQVTNRLLDDFVAACNPVRCKVVSVWTPRGGISTTVTCNFEAQKS, encoded by the coding sequence CTGACAGAAACCCCGTCCGTCGAGCAACTGGAGACGTTCCCGAACCCCCGCCCCGGGCGCGAGTTCGCGGTCGAGATCGTGTGCCCGGAGTTCACCAGCGTGTGCCCGAAGACCGGCCAGCCCGACTTCGGCACCATCACGTTCACCTACACGCCGGCCGAGACGTGCGTGGAACTGAAGTCGCTGAAGCTGTACCTCCAGCGGTTCCGCAACCAGGGGATCTTCTACGAGCAGGTGACGAACCGCCTGCTGGACGACTTTGTGGCGGCGTGCAACCCGGTGCGGTGCAAGGTGGTGTCGGTGTGGACGCCGCGCGGCGGCATCTCCACGACCGTGACGTGCAACTTCGAGGCGCAGAAGAGCTGA
- a CDS encoding AtuA-related protein, translating into MPRVPLSHIAHGRSGDKGSHANVAVIARTDAGFAWLRDNLTAEAVAAYFAPLGPSRMERYEAANVRALNFVLYDVLAGGASRSLRTDTQGKTLAVALLRMEIDWEESAPLPPPSVDRMAKA; encoded by the coding sequence ATGCCCCGCGTGCCCCTCTCGCACATCGCACACGGCCGCAGCGGCGACAAAGGGTCGCACGCGAACGTCGCGGTGATCGCCCGGACGGACGCCGGGTTCGCCTGGCTCCGCGACAACCTCACGGCGGAGGCCGTGGCCGCGTACTTCGCGCCCCTGGGGCCGAGCCGCATGGAGCGGTACGAGGCGGCCAACGTCCGCGCGCTCAACTTCGTGCTGTACGACGTGCTGGCCGGCGGCGCGAGCCGGTCGCTGCGCACCGACACGCAGGGCAAAACGTTGGCGGTGGCGCTGCTGCGGATGGAGATCGATTGGGAAGAGTCGGCCCCGTTGCCTCCCCCGTCTGTAGACCGTATGGCCAAGGCCTAA
- a CDS encoding type II toxin-antitoxin system HicB family antitoxin, which produces MPNAQPIVVQVTVSVTALVYPEPEAGGYSAAVPALPGCYTEGETLDEVRANLREAAEAWLAAAHDHASHAPRREGEA; this is translated from the coding sequence GTGCCGAACGCGCAACCGATCGTCGTCCAGGTGACCGTCTCGGTCACCGCGCTGGTGTACCCCGAGCCCGAGGCGGGGGGGTACTCGGCCGCGGTGCCGGCGCTGCCGGGGTGCTACACCGAGGGCGAGACGCTCGACGAGGTGCGGGCCAACCTGCGCGAGGCCGCCGAGGCGTGGCTCGCGGCGGCGCACGACCACGCGTCCCACGCCCCGCGGCGCGAGGGAGAGGCATGA
- a CDS encoding GNAT family N-acetyltransferase, with amino-acid sequence MKPHFWRPPVLSTERVTLRPFVNEDAEALFEYAKNPNVTRFTLWDAHQTVADTNTFIRDYAVLRYMEGMPEPYAITLNPAPQPVGACGCFWAAEPHRTMELGYWIGEPFWGKGYVAEACRAVLGLAFAEFGPERMQARVIDGNAASGRVLEKLGFRYEGTLRRALLRRGRFEDVRMYSLTREEWGRDQKPEIT; translated from the coding sequence GTGAAACCGCACTTCTGGCGCCCCCCCGTTCTCTCCACCGAGCGCGTCACGCTCCGGCCGTTCGTCAACGAGGACGCGGAGGCCCTGTTCGAGTACGCGAAGAACCCGAACGTCACGCGGTTCACGCTCTGGGACGCGCACCAGACCGTTGCGGACACGAACACCTTCATCCGCGATTACGCTGTGCTACGGTACATGGAAGGGATGCCCGAGCCCTACGCCATCACGCTCAACCCCGCGCCGCAGCCGGTCGGGGCGTGCGGGTGCTTTTGGGCCGCCGAGCCGCACCGCACGATGGAGCTGGGCTACTGGATCGGCGAGCCGTTCTGGGGCAAGGGGTACGTCGCCGAGGCGTGCCGGGCGGTGCTCGGGCTCGCGTTCGCGGAGTTCGGCCCCGAGCGGATGCAGGCGCGGGTGATCGACGGGAACGCGGCGAGCGGGCGGGTGCTCGAGAAGCTCGGGTTCCGCTACGAGGGGACGCTCCGGCGGGCGCTGCTGCGCCGGGGGCGCTTCGAGGACGTGCGGATGTACTCGCTGACGCGCGAGGAGTGGGGCCGGGACCAGAAACCTGAAATCACGTGA
- a CDS encoding ADP-ribosylglycohydrolase family protein produces the protein MGTGVADRVRGVLFGQAVGDALGFGTEFLSRTDVKKHFPFGLQRYAQLTRFRPCPEWQPGDWTDDTDQMLCICDSLLAHGRFELLDIAARIRHWATADGFGVDQVVYTAARDRRFLTDPHAVAQRYWEANGRVAANGGVMRTSVLGVWGHADPRRVRQNAEEACRLTHADPRCVGSCVAVCLAVRELLLGATDMDALTAAVSEQVREYHPELVACLEATAAPSLDTFDLDEGLNPNEPDRAGDTLKALGAGFWALRHAHSFRSGISHVIHEGGDADANAAVAGALLGARFGAAAIPAEWCSGLVHGAQLETRVQQLLTHF, from the coding sequence ATGGGCACGGGCGTCGCGGACCGGGTGCGCGGGGTGCTGTTCGGCCAGGCCGTCGGCGACGCGCTGGGCTTCGGGACGGAGTTCCTCTCCCGCACGGACGTCAAGAAGCACTTCCCGTTCGGGCTGCAGCGGTACGCGCAGCTCACCCGGTTCCGGCCGTGCCCGGAGTGGCAGCCGGGCGACTGGACCGACGACACCGACCAGATGCTCTGCATCTGCGACAGCCTGCTCGCGCACGGCCGGTTCGAGCTGCTCGACATCGCGGCCCGCATCCGGCACTGGGCCACCGCGGACGGGTTCGGCGTCGACCAGGTCGTCTACACCGCGGCCCGCGACCGCCGGTTCCTCACCGACCCGCACGCCGTCGCGCAGCGCTACTGGGAGGCGAACGGCCGGGTGGCCGCGAACGGCGGGGTGATGCGCACGTCCGTGCTCGGGGTGTGGGGGCACGCGGACCCGCGGCGCGTGCGCCAGAACGCGGAGGAGGCGTGCCGGCTCACCCACGCCGACCCCCGTTGCGTCGGCTCGTGCGTTGCGGTCTGCCTCGCCGTGCGCGAGTTGCTCCTCGGCGCGACCGACATGGACGCCCTGACGGCCGCCGTGTCCGAGCAGGTGCGCGAGTACCATCCGGAACTCGTCGCGTGCCTGGAGGCCACCGCGGCCCCTTCGCTGGACACCTTCGACCTCGACGAGGGGTTGAACCCGAACGAGCCGGACCGCGCCGGGGACACGCTCAAGGCGCTGGGCGCGGGGTTCTGGGCGCTGCGCCACGCCCACTCCTTCCGATCCGGCATTTCGCACGTCATTCACGAAGGCGGGGACGCGGACGCGAACGCGGCGGTCGCCGGCGCGCTCTTGGGCGCGCGGTTCGGCGCCGCGGCGATCCCGGCCGAGTGGTGCTCGGGGCTGGTCCACGGCGCCCAACTCGAAACGCGCGTGCAGCAGCTCCTCACACACTTTTAA
- a CDS encoding type II toxin-antitoxin system HicA family toxin, producing the protein MKRMFGSQMCQSLESRGWVLVRVSGVHHIYRHPTSQRYTIVPVRRSKPMKPTTQRHLARDLTPLIDEL; encoded by the coding sequence ATGAAGCGGATGTTCGGGTCGCAGATGTGTCAGTCGTTGGAGAGCCGGGGGTGGGTGCTGGTACGCGTGTCCGGAGTGCATCACATTTACCGGCACCCGACGAGTCAGCGTTACACGATCGTCCCCGTTCGCCGCAGCAAGCCGATGAAGCCCACCACGCAGCGGCACCTCGCCCGCGACCTCACGCCGCTCATCGACGAGTTGTGA
- a CDS encoding macro domain-containing protein — translation MIDNIWLVHPELAMCDAFARRFDGLRNVRVVQGRFEDLGPHDCFVTAGNAFGMMTAGIDAAVVRFFGEELMARVQHRILNDYFGEQPIGTAFVLETGHASLPFLVHAPTMRVPGNIDGTDKVYCATWAALLAVQAYNNANGHRIETVAFPAMGTGFGGVPFDETARQMAAAWRNYLDPPHRLDWEFVIERHRSVCYDGPRQVAK, via the coding sequence ATGATCGACAACATCTGGCTGGTTCACCCCGAGCTCGCGATGTGCGACGCCTTCGCGCGCCGCTTCGACGGGCTGCGCAACGTGCGGGTCGTTCAGGGGCGGTTCGAGGACCTGGGGCCGCACGACTGCTTCGTGACCGCCGGCAACGCCTTCGGGATGATGACCGCGGGCATCGACGCCGCGGTGGTGCGGTTCTTCGGCGAAGAGCTGATGGCCCGGGTGCAGCACCGCATCCTGAACGACTACTTCGGCGAGCAGCCGATCGGCACGGCGTTCGTGCTGGAAACGGGCCATGCGTCACTCCCCTTTCTGGTCCACGCGCCGACGATGCGGGTGCCCGGCAACATCGACGGCACCGACAAGGTCTACTGCGCCACCTGGGCGGCGCTGCTGGCGGTGCAGGCGTACAACAACGCGAACGGGCACCGGATCGAAACCGTGGCGTTCCCCGCGATGGGCACCGGCTTCGGCGGGGTGCCGTTCGACGAGACTGCCCGGCAGATGGCAGCGGCGTGGCGCAACTACCTCGACCCGCCGCACCGCCTGGACTGGGAGTTCGTGATCGAGCGGCACCGCTCGGTCTGTTACGACGGCCCGCGCCAGGTGGCGAAGTAG
- a CDS encoding acyclic terpene utilization AtuA family protein: MKRVRIGNGCGFWGDNLDAPVELAAAGNLDYLTLEYLAELTMSILAVQKAKDPAAGFATDFIDVLSRLAPVLKAQPQLKIVTNAGGMNPHACARQAKQVLAAAGLADKRVAVVSGDDLLPRLDALFGAGHPLNHLDSGAPLTQIRDVVVSANAYLGARPIVEALKLGADVVVTGRVADASLTVGPAAFEFGWEFGTSALDRLAAATVAGHLIECGAQVTGGLWIGADDATRLGSVGYPIAELSADGAFTLSKPAGTGGAVNLETVSEQLLYEVADPARYFTPDVVADFTTVALAQQAPDVVRVTGGTANGLTDTYKVSVAYRDGFMSAGTLVIAGPGAAAKARRSGAILLEKLKRSGLTYAETRVEALGAGDCVPGVVGATGDPPEVVLRVAVRDPRRAAVERFTKEFAPLVTSGFPGTTGYTTGRPPVREVFAYWPALVAKSAVTPSVEVV, from the coding sequence ATGAAGCGGGTGCGAATCGGAAACGGGTGCGGTTTTTGGGGCGACAACCTCGACGCGCCCGTCGAACTGGCGGCGGCCGGGAACCTCGACTACCTGACGCTCGAGTACCTCGCCGAACTCACGATGTCGATCCTCGCCGTCCAGAAGGCGAAAGACCCGGCCGCCGGGTTCGCGACCGACTTCATCGACGTTCTGTCGCGCCTTGCTCCCGTTCTCAAGGCCCAACCGCAGCTCAAGATCGTGACGAACGCGGGCGGGATGAACCCCCACGCGTGTGCCCGCCAGGCGAAACAGGTTCTCGCGGCCGCCGGACTGGCGGACAAGCGGGTCGCCGTGGTGAGCGGCGACGACCTCTTGCCGCGACTCGACGCTCTCTTCGGCGCCGGCCACCCGCTCAACCACCTCGACAGCGGCGCCCCCCTCACCCAGATCCGTGACGTGGTCGTGAGTGCGAACGCGTACCTCGGTGCGCGGCCCATCGTGGAGGCGCTGAAGCTCGGCGCGGACGTTGTCGTCACCGGGCGCGTCGCGGACGCCTCGCTCACGGTCGGCCCGGCGGCGTTCGAGTTCGGGTGGGAGTTCGGCACGTCGGCCCTCGACCGGCTCGCGGCGGCCACGGTCGCGGGGCACCTGATCGAGTGCGGCGCCCAGGTCACCGGCGGGCTGTGGATCGGCGCCGACGACGCCACGCGGCTCGGGAGCGTCGGCTACCCGATCGCGGAACTGAGCGCGGACGGCGCGTTCACGCTCTCCAAGCCGGCCGGGACCGGCGGCGCGGTGAACCTCGAAACGGTGTCCGAGCAGCTCCTCTACGAGGTGGCCGACCCGGCCCGCTATTTCACCCCCGACGTGGTGGCCGATTTTACCACCGTGGCGCTGGCCCAGCAGGCGCCGGACGTGGTGCGCGTGACGGGCGGCACCGCGAACGGCCTCACGGACACGTACAAAGTCTCGGTGGCGTACCGGGACGGCTTCATGTCCGCGGGCACGCTGGTCATCGCCGGGCCGGGCGCTGCGGCGAAGGCCCGGCGGTCGGGCGCGATTCTCCTGGAGAAGCTGAAGCGGTCCGGGCTCACCTACGCCGAGACGCGCGTGGAGGCGCTCGGGGCCGGCGACTGCGTGCCGGGCGTCGTCGGCGCGACGGGCGACCCGCCGGAGGTGGTGCTCCGGGTGGCGGTGCGCGACCCGCGGCGGGCGGCGGTGGAGCGGTTCACAAAGGAGTTCGCCCCGCTGGTGACCTCGGGGTTCCCGGGGACGACCGGCTACACGACCGGGCGCCCACCGGTGCGCGAGGTGTTCGCGTACTGGCCGGCGCTGGTCGCCAAGTCCGCCGTTACGCCTTCAGTGGAGGTGGTGTGA
- a CDS encoding enoyl-CoA hydratase/isomerase family protein: MSDVVRYELRGPAAVVTLNRPEKRNALSRELIADLSDAFLRAASDPDARCVVLTGAGPAFCAGMDLDELRATLGPDSDKVWDDAHRLSALYELIYTLPKPTVAAVNGAAVAGGAGLVTVCDLAVSVPDAKFGYPEVRRGLVAAMVLPHLLRHVGERTARWLLLTGELIDGLAALRIGLVNQVSSAETLLAAADEWARALSEGGPKALATTKDLLRRCSRQGVAVDELARASAEPRLTEECRSGLAAFFGKRPAPWAVAPSQG; encoded by the coding sequence ATGTCCGACGTCGTTCGGTACGAGCTGCGCGGGCCGGCCGCGGTGGTCACGCTGAACCGGCCCGAGAAGCGGAACGCGCTGTCGCGCGAGCTGATCGCGGATCTGAGCGACGCGTTCCTGCGCGCCGCGAGCGATCCCGACGCGCGGTGCGTCGTCCTGACGGGCGCCGGCCCGGCGTTCTGCGCCGGGATGGACCTCGACGAGCTTCGCGCCACCCTCGGCCCCGATTCCGATAAGGTGTGGGACGACGCGCACCGGCTCTCGGCGCTGTACGAGCTGATCTACACGCTCCCGAAGCCCACGGTCGCCGCGGTGAACGGGGCCGCGGTCGCCGGCGGGGCGGGGCTGGTCACCGTCTGCGACCTCGCGGTCAGCGTGCCGGACGCCAAGTTCGGCTACCCCGAGGTGCGCCGCGGGCTCGTCGCGGCCATGGTGCTGCCGCACCTGCTGCGGCACGTCGGCGAACGCACCGCCCGGTGGCTCCTGCTCACCGGCGAACTGATCGACGGCCTCGCCGCGCTCCGGATCGGGCTGGTGAACCAGGTGTCATCTGCCGAGACGCTGCTCGCGGCCGCCGACGAGTGGGCGCGGGCGCTGTCCGAGGGCGGCCCGAAGGCGCTCGCGACCACCAAAGACCTGCTCCGCCGCTGCTCGCGCCAGGGCGTCGCGGTGGACGAACTCGCCAGGGCCAGCGCTGAACCGCGGCTGACCGAAGAGTGCCGGAGCGGTCTGGCGGCGTTCTTCGGGAAGCGGCCGGCCCCGTGGGCGGTCGCGCCTTCACAAGGGTGA